The proteins below come from a single Serratia fonticola genomic window:
- the cysJ gene encoding NADPH-dependent assimilatory sulfite reductase flavoprotein subunit — protein sequence MTTQVPPTSLLPLTPEQLASLQAVIGGYSPTQLAWLSGYFWGMVNQQPGSVASAPVAAAPAASITLISASQTGNARRLAEQLRDDLLAAKLSVTLVNAGDYKFKQIAQERLLVVIASTQGEGEPAEEAVALHKFLHSKKAPKLNETAFAVFGLGDSSYENFCQSGKDFDGKLAELGAERLVERIDADVDYQELAIAWRKQVVEVLKARAPAENSAPAALASGAVDQLDSSPYSKEQPLTAQLAAKQKITGRASDKDVRHIEIDLGDSGLRYQPGDALGVWFDNDPALVDELVQLLWLKGDEPVEVEGQTLPLREALRSHFELTQNTTLIVEKYAGLSRDEQLISLLADKPKLQHYAHNTPIVDMVRQAPADLNAEQLLSLLRPLTPRLYSIASSQAENENEVHITVGVVRYDIDGRSRAGGASSFLADRLEEEGELRVFIEHNDNFRLPANPETPVIMIGPGTGIAPFRAFMQQREAEGAGGKNWLFFGNPHFTEDFLYQVEWQRYVKEGLLTRIDLAWSRDQQHKVYVQDKLREQGAEIWNWIQQGAHIYVCGDANRMAKDVENTLLALVAEHGGMDTELADEFLSELRLERRYQRDVY from the coding sequence ATGACGACTCAGGTTCCTCCAACATCTTTGCTCCCGCTGACCCCCGAACAGCTTGCGAGTTTGCAGGCCGTCATTGGCGGGTACTCCCCAACGCAGCTGGCATGGCTCTCTGGTTACTTCTGGGGCATGGTTAACCAGCAGCCGGGAAGCGTGGCTTCAGCACCGGTTGCAGCTGCCCCTGCGGCCAGCATCACCCTGATTTCTGCTTCCCAGACCGGTAACGCACGCCGTCTGGCCGAACAGCTACGCGACGATCTGCTGGCGGCGAAGTTGAGCGTCACCCTGGTGAATGCCGGTGACTACAAGTTCAAGCAAATCGCCCAGGAGCGTCTGCTGGTGGTGATCGCCTCCACCCAAGGGGAAGGGGAACCAGCGGAAGAAGCGGTGGCGCTGCACAAATTCCTGCATTCAAAAAAAGCCCCCAAACTCAATGAAACCGCCTTTGCGGTGTTTGGCCTGGGGGATAGCTCTTATGAGAATTTCTGCCAGTCCGGCAAAGACTTTGATGGCAAGCTGGCCGAGCTGGGTGCCGAGCGCCTGGTGGAGCGCATCGATGCGGATGTGGATTATCAGGAACTGGCTATCGCCTGGCGTAAGCAGGTGGTGGAAGTCCTGAAGGCTCGAGCACCAGCGGAAAACAGCGCTCCGGCGGCATTGGCCAGCGGTGCGGTCGATCAGTTGGACAGCAGCCCCTACAGCAAAGAACAGCCGCTGACCGCGCAACTGGCGGCCAAGCAAAAGATCACTGGCCGTGCTTCCGATAAAGACGTACGCCATATCGAGATCGATTTAGGCGATTCCGGCCTGCGCTATCAGCCGGGCGATGCCTTGGGCGTATGGTTTGACAACGATCCGGCGCTGGTGGATGAACTGGTACAACTGCTGTGGCTGAAAGGTGACGAACCGGTTGAGGTTGAGGGGCAAACCCTGCCGCTGCGTGAAGCTTTGCGCAGCCACTTTGAACTGACGCAGAACACTACGCTGATTGTGGAAAAATATGCCGGTCTGTCGCGGGACGAACAGCTGATTAGCCTGCTGGCTGACAAACCTAAACTGCAACACTACGCCCATAACACCCCGATTGTAGACATGGTGCGCCAGGCTCCGGCCGACCTGAATGCAGAGCAGTTACTCAGCCTGCTGCGCCCGCTGACGCCGCGCCTGTACTCCATCGCCTCCTCTCAGGCAGAGAATGAAAACGAAGTGCACATCACCGTTGGCGTGGTGCGTTACGACATTGATGGCCGCAGCCGTGCCGGTGGGGCTTCCAGCTTCCTGGCCGATCGTCTGGAAGAAGAAGGCGAACTGCGGGTGTTTATCGAACATAACGACAACTTCCGTTTGCCCGCCAATCCGGAAACTCCGGTGATCATGATTGGCCCCGGCACAGGTATCGCTCCGTTCCGCGCCTTTATGCAGCAGCGTGAAGCCGAAGGTGCTGGGGGCAAGAACTGGCTGTTCTTTGGCAACCCGCACTTTACCGAAGACTTCCTGTACCAGGTCGAATGGCAGCGTTATGTGAAAGAGGGCCTGCTGACTCGTATCGATCTGGCCTGGTCACGGGATCAACAACATAAGGTTTATGTGCAGGACAAGCTGCGTGAGCAAGGTGCGGAAATCTGGAACTGGATCCAGCAGGGCGCGCACATCTATGTCTGTGGCGATGCCAACCGCATGGCGAAAGACGTTGAAAACACATTGTTAGCACTGGTGGCCGAGCACGGTGGTATGGATACCGAGCTGGCAGACGAATTCTTAAGCGAGCTGCGCCTTGAGCGCCGTTATCAGCGAGACGTTTACTAA
- the queE gene encoding 7-carboxy-7-deazaguanine synthase QueE: MQYPINEMFQTLQGEGYFTGVPAIFIRLQGCPVGCSWCDTKHTWEKDADREVDMQRILVKTAESDAWGSASAEQLLEVVEQQGYTARHIVITGGEPCIYDLIPLTKLFENAGYGCQIETSGTHEVLCSPNTWVTVSPKVNMRGGLKVVEQALMRADEIKHPVGRERDIEALDELLATLHDEKHRIIALQPISQKEEATRLCIETCIARNWRLSMQTHKYLNIA; this comes from the coding sequence ATGCAATACCCGATTAATGAGATGTTCCAGACTTTGCAGGGCGAAGGCTATTTCACCGGCGTGCCGGCCATTTTTATTCGCCTACAGGGTTGCCCGGTGGGATGCAGCTGGTGCGATACCAAACACACCTGGGAAAAGGACGCCGATCGGGAAGTGGATATGCAACGCATCCTGGTGAAAACTGCCGAGAGTGATGCCTGGGGGAGCGCCAGTGCAGAACAGTTGCTGGAGGTGGTTGAACAGCAGGGCTATACCGCACGCCATATCGTGATCACCGGCGGTGAGCCGTGTATTTACGATCTGATCCCGTTGACCAAGCTGTTTGAGAACGCAGGCTACGGCTGCCAGATTGAAACCAGCGGCACCCATGAAGTTCTCTGTTCCCCCAATACCTGGGTCACCGTTTCACCCAAAGTGAATATGCGCGGTGGTTTGAAGGTGGTAGAGCAGGCGCTGATGCGGGCCGATGAGATCAAGCATCCGGTGGGGCGTGAACGTGATATTGAGGCGTTGGATGAGTTGCTGGCAACGTTGCACGACGAAAAACACCGTATTATCGCTTTGCAGCCGATCAGCCAAAAAGAAGAGGCGACGCGGTTGTGTATTGAGACCTGCATTGCCCGCAACTGGCGGCTTTCAATGCAGACGCATAAGTATTTGAATATCGCTTAA
- the queD gene encoding 6-carboxytetrahydropterin synthase QueD → MATTLFKDFQFEAAHHLPNVPEGHKCGRLHGHSFMVRIEVTGEVDAHTGWVMDFAELKAAFKPIWQRLDHYNLNDIPGLENPTSEVLAAWIWQQLKPQLPELSAVMVKETCTAGCVYKG, encoded by the coding sequence ATGGCAACCACGCTATTTAAAGATTTTCAGTTTGAAGCCGCACACCATCTGCCAAACGTGCCGGAGGGCCATAAATGCGGCCGCCTGCACGGGCATTCGTTTATGGTGCGTATTGAAGTGACCGGGGAAGTGGACGCCCACACCGGTTGGGTGATGGATTTTGCCGAGCTGAAGGCCGCCTTCAAGCCGATTTGGCAGCGCCTTGATCACTATAATCTGAACGATATTCCTGGCTTGGAGAACCCGACCAGCGAAGTGCTTGCCGCCTGGATTTGGCAGCAGTTGAAACCGCAGTTGCCTGAATTGTCGGCAGTGATGGTCAAAGAGACCTGTACAGCAGGCTGCGTATATAAAGGTTAA